Genomic DNA from bacterium:
CGGGCCGATCGGCGGAGTGATCGCCCAGGCGGATGCCGAAGGTCACGTGCGCGGTTACGCCATGCACCCGCACGCGGATCTCCCTCAGACCCACCACCGGAAGCTGGATGTCGGCGGGCTCGTCGGTCGCCGCGGGATGCTCCACGTCACCCGAGACGTGGGCCTCCGCACGCCGTACCATGGCAGCGCGCCGCTGGTGTCCGGGGAAATCGCCGAGGATCTGGCGTCGTATTTTGCCACTTCAGAACAGATTCCCTCGGTGGTCGCCCTGGGCGTGCTGGTCGCGCCCGATCTCAAGGTGCTCGCCTCGGGCGGGCTCTGTGTTCAGGTGCTTCCCGGCGCACCCCCCAAGGTGATCGCCGATGTGGAGGCCAGGGCGCGCCAGCTTCCCCCGATCACCCAAATGATGAGCCAGGGCCGGACGGCCGAAGAGATCCTCAGCGCGTGCCTGGGAGATCTCGAATCCCACATCGTGCAGCGGACGCCGTTGGCGTTTCACTGCCAGTGCAGCCGCGAGCGGGTCGAAGGGGTGCTCAGCATGCTTGGGACCGAGGAACTCGAAGCGCTGCTTGCGCAAGAAGGTCGCGCCGAGGTGACCTGCCGCTTCTGTGGGGATCG
This window encodes:
- the hslO gene encoding Hsp33 family molecular chaperone HslO — its product is MQDTLLRATAADGRIRAIAAVSTQTVEDARIRHATSATATAALGRGLTAAALLGAGLRDGQSVLLRVLGDGPIGGVIAQADAEGHVRGYAMHPHADLPQTHHRKLDVGGLVGRRGMLHVTRDVGLRTPYHGSAPLVSGEIAEDLASYFATSEQIPSVVALGVLVAPDLKVLASGGLCVQVLPGAPPKVIADVEARARQLPPITQMMSQGRTAEEILSACLGDLESHIVQRTPLAFHCQCSRERVEGVLSMLGTEELEALLAQEGRAEVTCRFCGDRYVLDEDEVRTLIARLKGQAPRVM